A genomic window from Gymnodinialimonas ceratoperidinii includes:
- a CDS encoding SH3 domain-containing protein: MSATLAAALYVAMIVVPGENHGAQVEVTSSSSRASDPITPLSPREDNSGGWIQSFIASAEAGTISSPNVPISRRQYVTSGNALIADEVGNLMLATNAGEYYMVDAVINPVDLLGNDNVIPSIAVAALAEPQDITTADADQPIAEEAPSEIWRVAANAVNFREGPSTNTAVLTSLRRGAEVEFLADAPDNWAHLRIVGSGVEGYMAAEFLEPVVN, translated from the coding sequence ATGTCTGCAACTCTCGCCGCTGCACTCTACGTGGCCATGATCGTTGTACCGGGCGAAAATCACGGTGCGCAGGTCGAGGTGACGAGCAGCTCGTCGCGTGCTTCCGACCCGATTACGCCGCTCTCTCCGCGTGAGGACAACTCTGGCGGTTGGATCCAGTCTTTCATCGCCAGTGCCGAGGCCGGCACCATCTCTTCCCCAAACGTACCGATCAGCCGCCGCCAGTATGTCACGAGCGGTAACGCCTTGATCGCCGATGAAGTGGGGAACCTGATGCTCGCGACCAACGCCGGCGAGTACTACATGGTCGATGCCGTGATTAACCCGGTCGATTTGCTCGGCAATGATAACGTGATCCCGAGCATCGCGGTGGCTGCTCTGGCAGAACCGCAAGACATCACCACCGCCGATGCCGATCAGCCGATTGCCGAGGAAGCGCCCTCCGAAATCTGGCGCGTGGCGGCCAATGCGGTGAACTTCCGCGAAGGCCCCTCGACCAACACGGCCGTACTGACGTCGCTGCGCCGCGGTGCCGAGGTCGAATTCCTCGCCGATGCACCTGACAACTGGGCGCACCTGCGCATCGTTGGCTCGGGCGTCGAAGGCTACATGGCCGCTGAGTTCCTCGAGCCGGTCGTCAACTGA
- a CDS encoding SDR family NAD(P)-dependent oxidoreductase: MTRSILITGSSSGIGLAAARALHTRGWRVFATVRKPEDRLRLEEEGLESGILDMADTQSIEAGLADVLERTGGTLDALFNNAGFGLPGLVEDLPTDALRETFETNVFGLHHLTRAVIPTMRAQGHGRIVQHSSGFGRHVMQWRGAYNASKHALEGLTDTLRLEMRGSGIHISTLNTGPVTSKFRLNSIGPFERWIDWENSVDPDRYRRGLLKHLYEDRGPAPFQREPDAVVRRLIHAIEAPNPRPRYHITPAVHIAEALRRLFPQRVVDAIAARL, translated from the coding sequence GTGACACGTTCCATCCTGATTACCGGAAGCTCGTCCGGCATCGGCCTTGCCGCCGCACGCGCGCTTCACACCCGGGGATGGCGCGTCTTTGCGACGGTCCGCAAACCGGAAGACCGGCTCCGGCTGGAGGAAGAAGGGCTTGAAAGCGGCATCCTCGACATGGCCGACACGCAGAGCATCGAAGCAGGGCTCGCCGACGTTCTAGAGCGCACAGGCGGCACATTGGATGCCCTGTTTAACAACGCAGGTTTCGGCCTGCCCGGCCTCGTCGAAGACCTGCCCACGGATGCCTTGCGCGAGACGTTCGAGACCAATGTCTTCGGCCTGCATCACCTGACCCGTGCCGTCATCCCCACCATGCGGGCGCAAGGGCATGGCCGGATCGTGCAACATTCCTCCGGTTTCGGACGCCACGTGATGCAATGGCGCGGCGCCTACAATGCGTCGAAACACGCGCTGGAGGGGCTCACCGACACGCTGAGACTGGAGATGCGCGGCTCGGGCATCCACATTTCGACGCTCAATACCGGACCGGTCACCTCGAAGTTCAGGCTCAACTCCATCGGGCCGTTCGAGCGTTGGATCGATTGGGAGAATTCCGTCGATCCCGACCGTTACCGGCGCGGGTTGCTGAAACACCTCTACGAGGATCGTGGCCCGGCGCCGTTCCAGCGCGAACCCGACGCCGTCGTGCGTCGCCTGATCCATGCCATCGAAGCGCCGAATCCGCGCCCGCGCTACCACATCACCCCGGCTGTCCACATCGCCGAGGCTTTGCGCCGCCTGTTCCCTCAAAGGGTGGTCGACGCAATCGCGGCACGGCTGTAG
- a CDS encoding twin transmembrane helix small protein, translating to MLNDPLLIAGLVACVAVLVILLLGVNSFRKGGLEGSKRSNKYMQLRIAAQFIAVLLLLAFVFFRQQSGG from the coding sequence ATGTTAAACGATCCTCTACTCATCGCCGGACTGGTGGCTTGCGTCGCCGTTCTGGTCATCCTGCTCTTGGGCGTGAATTCCTTCCGCAAGGGAGGGCTTGAAGGCTCGAAGAGATCCAACAAGTACATGCAGTTGCGCATTGCGGCACAGTTCATCGCGGTCCTGCTTCTGCTGGCTTTCGTCTTCTTCCGCCAACAATCGGGAGGGTGA
- a CDS encoding cob(I)yrinic acid a,c-diamide adenosyltransferase, producing MVVLNKIYTRTGDAGETALGDGSRVTKYSARVSAYGTVDELNATLGVARLHAEGEMAERIAMIQNDLFDLGADLCTPNMDQDAEREYPPLRIAQAQVDRLEAEIDEMNPKLEPLRSFILPGGSALAAHLHICRTVCRRAERLSVELSGDEAVNPVGVKYLNRLSDWFFVAGRIANNNGADDVLWVPGANR from the coding sequence ATGGTCGTCCTGAACAAGATCTATACGCGGACCGGCGATGCGGGTGAGACGGCACTGGGTGACGGCAGCCGGGTCACGAAATACTCTGCGCGGGTGTCGGCCTACGGCACGGTGGACGAGCTGAACGCGACCCTTGGCGTCGCACGGCTTCACGCGGAAGGCGAAATGGCCGAGCGGATTGCGATGATCCAGAACGATCTGTTCGACCTGGGTGCCGATCTCTGCACGCCGAACATGGATCAGGACGCCGAGCGCGAATACCCGCCACTGCGCATTGCGCAAGCGCAGGTGGACCGGCTGGAGGCCGAGATCGACGAGATGAACCCCAAGCTCGAGCCGTTGCGCTCATTCATCCTCCCCGGAGGCTCTGCTCTGGCCGCCCATCTGCATATCTGCCGTACCGTCTGCCGCCGAGCCGAGCGTCTGTCGGTGGAGTTGAGCGGTGACGAGGCGGTCAACCCCGTCGGTGTGAAATACCTCAACCGCCTGTCGGATTGGTTCTTCGTGGCCGGGCGGATCGCAAACAACAACGGCGCGGACGATGTCCTGTGGGTCCCGGGCGCCAACCGTTGA
- the trhA gene encoding PAQR family membrane homeostasis protein TrhA, producing the protein MPHLRSNRAYSRAEYLSDAVVHGIGISGALIAGPVLITLAAVWIGDPTLIGALAIYTVTLLAMWVCSALYNFVLREDLTPRFRRFDQSAIYFKIAGTYTPFIALASGSLGFFAGIWAVALTGASVILFSSRSYIWLAIILYLSLGWAGAVAGGPLLSGISPAAVTLLTVAGLLYSFGIIFLMWSKLPFHNTIWHVFVLAGTSICYAAIVAEILHGSYIA; encoded by the coding sequence ATGCCCCATCTTCGATCCAATCGAGCATACAGCCGGGCCGAGTATCTCTCGGATGCGGTGGTTCATGGGATCGGCATCAGCGGCGCCCTGATCGCGGGGCCGGTCCTCATCACCCTCGCAGCCGTCTGGATCGGCGACCCGACCCTGATCGGCGCGCTCGCGATCTATACGGTCACGCTGCTGGCGATGTGGGTCTGCTCGGCGCTCTACAACTTCGTGCTGCGCGAAGACCTGACGCCGCGCTTCCGGCGCTTCGATCAATCCGCGATCTACTTCAAGATCGCCGGCACCTACACGCCATTCATCGCGCTTGCTTCCGGCTCTCTGGGGTTCTTCGCGGGCATCTGGGCCGTGGCGCTCACCGGCGCGTCGGTGATCCTCTTTTCCAGCCGATCCTACATCTGGCTGGCGATCATCCTCTATCTCAGCCTCGGATGGGCCGGCGCCGTGGCGGGTGGGCCGCTGTTGTCCGGCATCTCCCCCGCCGCCGTGACCCTGCTGACGGTAGCCGGATTGCTCTATTCCTTCGGAATCATCTTCCTGATGTGGAGCAAGCTGCCGTTCCACAACACGATCTGGCACGTTTTCGTCCTTGCAGGCACATCGATCTGCTACGCCGCCATCGTCGCGGAAATCCTTCACGGCTCCTATATCGCCTAA
- a CDS encoding electron transfer flavoprotein subunit beta/FixA family protein, with translation MKVLVPVKRVIDYNVKVRVKADGSGVDLANVKMSMNPFDEIAVEEAIRLKEAGKADEVVAVSIGVKQSQETLRTALAMGADRAILVVAADDVHTDIEPLAVAKILKAVIDEEQPGIVLAGKQAIDNDMNATGQMLSALLGWSQGTFASELEIEGDTAKVTREVDGGLQTIEVKMPAIITVDLRLNEPRYASLPNIMKAKKKPLDEKTAEDYGVDVTPRLQVVTTSEPEARAAGVKVASVDELITKLKDEAGVL, from the coding sequence ATGAAGGTCTTAGTGCCCGTAAAACGCGTGATCGACTACAACGTGAAGGTCCGCGTCAAAGCGGATGGCTCCGGGGTTGATCTTGCCAACGTGAAGATGTCGATGAACCCCTTTGACGAGATTGCCGTCGAAGAGGCGATCCGCCTGAAAGAGGCCGGCAAGGCCGACGAGGTCGTCGCCGTTTCCATCGGTGTGAAGCAGAGCCAGGAAACCCTGCGTACGGCGCTCGCCATGGGCGCCGACCGCGCCATCCTCGTGGTTGCCGCCGACGACGTTCACACCGACATCGAGCCTCTGGCCGTTGCCAAGATCCTCAAGGCCGTGATCGACGAAGAGCAGCCCGGCATCGTGCTGGCGGGCAAGCAGGCGATCGACAACGACATGAACGCCACGGGCCAGATGCTCTCGGCGCTTCTGGGCTGGTCCCAAGGCACCTTTGCCTCCGAGCTGGAGATCGAGGGCGACACCGCCAAAGTCACCCGCGAAGTGGACGGCGGCCTGCAGACCATCGAGGTGAAGATGCCCGCCATCATCACCGTCGACCTGCGCCTGAACGAGCCGCGCTACGCCTCGCTGCCGAACATCATGAAGGCGAAAAAGAAGCCGCTGGATGAGAAGACTGCCGAGGATTACGGCGTCGACGTCACCCCGCGCCTGCAAGTCGTCACCACGTCCGAGCCCGAGGCCCGCGCCGCCGGCGTCAAGGTTGCTTCGGTGGACGAGCTGATCACGAAACTCAAAGACGAAGCGGGGGTCCTTTAA
- a CDS encoding electron transfer flavoprotein subunit alpha/FixB family protein produces MAVLLLAEVNSGELAMDATAKAVTAAAKLGDVTVLCAGASAKAAADEAATIEGVSKVLCAEDDSLGHRLAEPTAALIVSLAGDYSHIVAPATTDAKNVMPRVAALLDVMVISDASGVVDADTFERPIYAGNAIQTVKSSDATKVVTFRTSTFDAAPTGGSASVEMIDAVENPGLSSWVEDKVAASDRPELTSAGIVVSGGRGVGSEEQFALIEQLADKLGAAVGASRAAVDSGYAPNDWQVGQTGKVVAPDLYVAVGISGAIQHLAGMKDSKVIVAINKDEEAPIFQVADYGLVADLFDAVPELTSKL; encoded by the coding sequence ATGGCTGTACTTCTTCTTGCCGAGGTGAACTCGGGCGAATTGGCGATGGACGCCACCGCGAAAGCCGTCACCGCGGCCGCGAAATTGGGCGACGTGACCGTGCTCTGCGCCGGGGCCTCCGCCAAGGCGGCTGCCGATGAAGCGGCGACGATCGAGGGCGTGTCCAAGGTGCTCTGCGCCGAGGATGACAGCCTGGGCCACCGCCTGGCAGAGCCTACCGCCGCGCTGATCGTCTCGCTCGCGGGCGACTATTCGCACATCGTGGCGCCCGCCACGACGGATGCGAAGAACGTCATGCCCCGCGTCGCGGCGCTGCTGGATGTCATGGTGATCTCGGACGCTTCGGGCGTCGTCGACGCCGACACCTTCGAGCGTCCGATCTACGCCGGCAACGCGATCCAGACGGTGAAATCCTCGGACGCCACCAAGGTCGTGACCTTCCGGACCTCGACCTTCGACGCGGCTCCGACCGGTGGCTCTGCCTCGGTCGAGATGATCGACGCCGTCGAGAACCCCGGCCTGTCGTCTTGGGTCGAGGACAAGGTTGCAGCCAGCGATCGCCCCGAACTGACTTCCGCGGGGATCGTCGTCTCCGGCGGTCGCGGCGTCGGCTCGGAAGAGCAGTTCGCCCTGATCGAGCAGTTGGCCGACAAGCTCGGCGCCGCCGTCGGCGCCTCGCGCGCCGCTGTGGACTCCGGCTACGCGCCGAACGACTGGCAGGTCGGCCAGACCGGCAAGGTCGTGGCACCGGATCTCTACGTCGCCGTCGGCATCTCGGGTGCGATCCAGCACCTCGCCGGGATGAAGGACTCCAAGGTCATCGTGGCGATCAACAAGGACGAGGAAGCACCGATCTTCCAGGTCGCGGACTACGGCCTCGTGGCTGACCTTTTCGACGCAGTGCCTGAGCTGACCAGCAAGCTCTGA
- a CDS encoding DUF6473 family protein encodes MSFELRGRMPLDYQPSALPGSALRFRGPIKADQGPAVVCLGSSETFGRFIDAPFATQLDEALDLPVLNLGVINAGLDVMTTDPAIASAVAEAEAVVMQITSAHNITNRFYSVHPRRNDRFLSASAMLRTIYPQVDFTEFHFTRHLLNHLRKVSEDRFQIVRTELETAWVARMRRYLSSLAVPVHLLWLSHRLPTTPVELTSAHNPLFVTGDMLAAVAQDAASVTIAAPEEGVDAEGVAGKFYGPREEAAARLLPGPELHARAAELLLRELAP; translated from the coding sequence ATGAGTTTTGAACTACGTGGGCGTATGCCCTTGGACTATCAGCCGTCGGCGCTGCCGGGATCTGCCCTGCGCTTTCGGGGGCCGATCAAGGCGGATCAAGGGCCGGCGGTTGTCTGTCTTGGATCGTCCGAGACGTTCGGACGGTTCATCGATGCCCCCTTCGCCACGCAATTGGACGAGGCGCTGGATCTGCCCGTGCTCAACCTCGGGGTGATCAACGCCGGGCTGGATGTCATGACGACCGATCCGGCCATCGCCAGCGCCGTGGCGGAGGCGGAGGCCGTGGTGATGCAGATCACCAGTGCGCATAATATCACGAACCGGTTCTATTCGGTGCATCCGCGCCGCAACGATAGGTTTCTGAGCGCGAGCGCCATGTTGCGGACGATCTATCCGCAGGTGGATTTCACCGAGTTTCACTTCACGCGGCATCTGCTGAACCATCTGCGCAAGGTCTCGGAGGATCGGTTCCAGATCGTTCGGACAGAGCTTGAGACCGCATGGGTCGCGCGGATGCGGCGGTACCTGAGCAGCCTTGCGGTGCCGGTACATCTTCTGTGGCTGTCGCATCGGTTGCCGACCACGCCGGTAGAGTTGACCAGCGCCCACAATCCTCTGTTCGTCACGGGTGACATGTTGGCAGCCGTTGCTCAGGATGCAGCCTCGGTCACGATTGCGGCGCCGGAGGAGGGCGTGGATGCGGAGGGCGTGGCCGGCAAGTTCTACGGCCCGAGAGAGGAGGCAGCGGCCCGCCTGCTGCCGGGACCGGAGTTGCATGCGCGGGCGGCCGAGTTGCTGCTGCGCGAGCTTGCGCCGTGA
- a CDS encoding 3-hydroxybutyryl-CoA dehydrogenase: MEIKSIGIVGAGQMGNGIAHVCALAGYDVIMSDVSQEALDNAVALIDRNLVRQVSREKISQADKDTAMGRISTTLKLSDIGPSDLIIEAATERETVKQAIFEDLLPHLKPNTILTSNTSSISITRLASRTDRPEKFMGFHFMNPVPVMQLVELIRGIATDEPTFKACKSVVDRLGKTAATAEDFPAFIVNRILMPMINEAVYTLYEGVGNVTSIDMAMKLGTNHPMGPLELADFIGLDTCLAIMNVLHDGLADTKYRPCPLLTKYVEAGWLGRKTQRGFYDYRGEGDPVPTR; the protein is encoded by the coding sequence ATGGAAATCAAAAGCATTGGGATCGTTGGCGCGGGTCAGATGGGCAATGGCATCGCCCATGTCTGCGCCTTGGCCGGTTACGACGTCATCATGTCAGACGTCAGCCAGGAGGCGCTGGATAACGCCGTCGCCCTGATCGACCGCAATCTGGTGCGCCAGGTGAGCCGCGAGAAGATCAGCCAGGCCGACAAGGATACGGCGATGGGCCGGATCAGCACGACGCTGAAGCTCTCCGACATCGGCCCCTCGGACCTGATAATCGAAGCCGCGACCGAGCGGGAGACCGTGAAGCAGGCGATCTTCGAAGACCTGTTGCCGCACCTGAAGCCCAATACGATCCTGACGTCGAACACCTCGTCGATCTCGATCACCCGCCTCGCCTCGCGCACCGACCGGCCCGAGAAGTTCATGGGTTTCCACTTCATGAACCCGGTCCCCGTCATGCAGCTGGTGGAATTGATCCGCGGCATCGCCACCGACGAGCCGACCTTCAAGGCCTGCAAGTCGGTCGTCGACCGCCTCGGAAAGACCGCCGCTACCGCCGAGGACTTCCCCGCCTTCATCGTCAACCGCATCCTGATGCCGATGATCAACGAGGCGGTCTACACGCTCTACGAGGGCGTCGGAAACGTTACCTCCATCGACATGGCGATGAAGCTCGGCACCAACCACCCGATGGGCCCGCTCGAACTTGCCGATTTCATCGGCCTCGATACCTGTCTTGCCATCATGAACGTGCTGCACGACGGGCTGGCGGACACCAAATACCGCCCCTGCCCCCTGCTCACCAAGTACGTCGAAGCAGGCTGGCTCGGACGCAAGACGCAACGGGGCTTCTACGACTATCGCGGTGAAGGCGATCCGGTGCCGACGCGCTGA
- a CDS encoding lysophospholipid acyltransferase family protein produces MTDLSTRNVSAPAPTRGTGPDGTYDRRSLTYANSFPNPLVRYTIKAIEWMTGKITVIRRIRQFESLGEFKGQAFWPATMRVMGIDLQTPQHQLDRIPAEGPVVFVANHPHGLVDGMILADLIGRRRDDYRILTRALLTGIDEAASGYMISVPFPHEPDAQQKMLDMRAAAMAHLKAGGLISLFPSGAVAASDRMWGQPIEGEWNVFTAKMIRNSGATIVPCFFTGQNSRAYQIANRISPVIRQGLLIHEVVKSFDKPQAPIIGKPITPDEWQERIGKPREFMAWLRARTLSLGENPDQ; encoded by the coding sequence ATGACGGACCTGAGTACCCGAAATGTTTCGGCGCCCGCGCCGACTCGCGGCACAGGTCCCGATGGTACCTATGACCGACGCTCACTGACCTACGCCAACTCGTTCCCGAACCCCTTGGTGCGCTACACGATCAAGGCAATCGAGTGGATGACAGGCAAGATCACGGTGATCCGCCGCATTCGTCAGTTCGAGAGCCTGGGCGAATTCAAGGGACAGGCGTTCTGGCCCGCCACGATGCGGGTCATGGGGATTGATCTGCAAACCCCACAGCACCAGTTGGACCGCATTCCCGCCGAGGGCCCGGTCGTATTCGTGGCCAATCATCCCCACGGATTGGTCGATGGCATGATCCTGGCCGATCTGATCGGACGCCGTCGGGACGATTACCGTATCCTGACCCGTGCGTTGCTAACCGGCATTGACGAAGCCGCTTCGGGCTACATGATCTCGGTGCCGTTCCCCCACGAGCCGGATGCGCAGCAGAAAATGCTCGACATGCGCGCCGCTGCGATGGCGCATCTGAAGGCGGGCGGCTTGATCTCCCTGTTTCCGTCGGGCGCTGTTGCCGCCTCGGACCGGATGTGGGGCCAGCCGATCGAGGGTGAATGGAACGTTTTCACCGCCAAGATGATCCGTAACTCCGGCGCCACCATCGTGCCGTGTTTCTTCACCGGCCAGAACAGCCGCGCCTACCAGATTGCGAACCGGATCAGTCCGGTCATCCGTCAGGGCCTGCTGATCCACGAGGTGGTGAAGAGCTTCGACAAGCCGCAGGCGCCCATCATCGGCAAGCCGATCACACCGGACGAGTGGCAGGAACGCATCGGCAAGCCGCGCGAATTCATGGCGTGGTTACGTGCGCGGACCCTGTCGCTCGGTGAGAATCCCGACCAATAG
- a CDS encoding HPr family phosphocarrier protein — translation MSDANTIRQLKIVNVKGLHARASARFVEVVEGFDATATVRKDGLSAAGDSIMGLLMLAASMGTFIEVETSGAEADRLADALEALVADRFGEDT, via the coding sequence ATGAGTGATGCAAATACGATCCGACAGCTGAAGATCGTCAACGTAAAGGGTCTGCACGCCCGCGCTTCGGCCCGCTTCGTCGAGGTGGTTGAAGGTTTTGACGCTACGGCGACAGTCCGCAAGGATGGGCTGAGCGCCGCCGGGGACAGCATCATGGGCCTTTTGATGTTGGCAGCTTCCATGGGAACCTTTATTGAGGTTGAAACCAGTGGAGCTGAGGCAGACCGCCTTGCGGATGCGCTGGAAGCTCTGGTCGCCGACCGGTTCGGCGAAGACACCTGA
- a CDS encoding PTS sugar transporter subunit IIA: MIGIVIVAHGGLAKELKRATEHVVGAQPTMVAISIGPEDDRSSRTREICDAADEVDVGDGVVVVTDMYGGSPSNLSLRACRPANRRILTGVNLPMLVKLAKSRQLTVEEAVSRAAEAGRRYINSFDGAPE; encoded by the coding sequence GTGATCGGCATCGTGATTGTCGCCCATGGCGGCTTGGCGAAAGAGCTGAAGCGCGCCACGGAACACGTGGTGGGTGCGCAGCCGACGATGGTGGCAATCTCGATCGGGCCGGAGGACGACCGCTCGTCCCGCACGCGTGAAATCTGCGATGCGGCGGACGAGGTGGACGTCGGCGACGGCGTCGTCGTGGTCACCGACATGTACGGCGGCTCGCCGTCGAACCTGTCGCTGCGCGCCTGTCGTCCGGCCAATCGCAGGATCCTCACGGGCGTGAATTTGCCGATGTTGGTCAAACTGGCGAAGTCACGCCAGTTGACCGTGGAAGAAGCCGTGTCCCGCGCGGCTGAGGCCGGACGGCGCTATATCAATAGTTTCGACGGGGCTCCGGAATGA
- the rapZ gene encoding RNase adapter RapZ — protein sequence MSTPSSQPAHVVFVTGPSGAGRSTAIHALEDLGFEAIDNLPLSLLPRLLEGAPPDRPMALCIDPRTRNFDARDLIAAHQKLEADPAYAVDLVFINCAADTLERRYSETRRRHPLAPDADPAEGILLEKEMLAPLKKHADVLIDTTHLTPHRTRDEVGRFFGSEGGAELAVQVMSFSYKRALPTGADLVFDCRFLRNPHWDLDLRPKDGRAPVVQGYIAEDARFEPFKAQVFAMLDLLLPAFKEEGKSHLTVAFGCTGGRHRSVALTELAATRLAEQGWQVSKRHRDVDRSATSNTDRHRGPIKWSAVSGGDGEAMQT from the coding sequence ATGTCCACGCCGTCGTCACAGCCTGCTCACGTGGTCTTCGTCACCGGCCCGTCGGGCGCGGGACGCAGCACTGCGATCCATGCGCTGGAGGACCTCGGGTTCGAGGCGATCGACAATCTGCCACTGAGCCTGCTGCCGCGCCTGTTGGAGGGCGCGCCGCCGGATCGGCCGATGGCGCTCTGCATCGACCCACGAACCCGTAATTTCGACGCCCGCGACCTGATTGCCGCTCACCAGAAGCTGGAAGCGGACCCGGCCTATGCGGTCGATCTCGTGTTCATCAACTGCGCCGCTGACACCCTTGAACGACGCTACTCCGAAACCCGCCGCAGGCACCCTCTCGCGCCCGACGCCGACCCTGCGGAGGGCATCCTGCTGGAAAAGGAGATGCTGGCCCCGCTGAAGAAACACGCGGACGTGTTGATCGACACCACCCACCTGACACCGCATCGAACCCGTGACGAGGTGGGGCGCTTCTTCGGCTCGGAAGGGGGCGCGGAGCTTGCGGTTCAGGTGATGTCGTTCTCCTACAAGAGAGCACTTCCGACCGGCGCTGATCTGGTCTTCGACTGCCGCTTCCTGCGCAATCCCCACTGGGATCTGGACTTGCGCCCGAAGGACGGCCGCGCGCCTGTCGTGCAAGGTTATATCGCCGAGGATGCGCGGTTCGAGCCTTTCAAGGCGCAGGTTTTCGCGATGCTCGACCTCCTGTTGCCCGCCTTCAAGGAAGAGGGCAAAAGCCATCTGACCGTCGCGTTCGGATGTACCGGGGGCCGTCATCGCTCGGTCGCCCTGACCGAGCTTGCCGCGACGCGGCTTGCAGAACAGGGCTGGCAGGTGTCAAAAAGGCACAGGGACGTGGACCGAAGCGCGACCAGTAACACCGACCGACATCGCGGACCCATCAAGTGGTCCGCCGTATCCGGCGGAGACGGAGAGGCAATGCAAACGTGA
- a CDS encoding HPr kinase/phosphorylase — protein sequence MAQGSEDLAARASSQDGERLYFHASAVSVEGKGALILGPSGSGKSSLALALMSLGARLIADDGVWVEAARLQRPEAAPTLIEARGIGLLHAGPLCQSAPLALVVDLSRPEPARLPERRWGTIHGRKVELILAAGRTTLAPALCQLLRYGRADV from the coding sequence ATGGCGCAAGGGTCGGAAGATCTGGCGGCGCGCGCAAGTTCACAAGACGGCGAGCGGTTGTACTTCCACGCGTCGGCGGTGTCGGTTGAAGGCAAGGGCGCTCTGATCCTTGGGCCTTCAGGCAGCGGCAAGTCTTCTCTCGCGCTTGCCCTCATGTCTCTCGGCGCCAGATTGATTGCCGACGATGGCGTGTGGGTCGAGGCCGCACGGCTCCAACGGCCCGAGGCGGCTCCTACCTTGATCGAGGCACGGGGCATCGGCTTGCTGCACGCCGGTCCCCTCTGCCAAAGCGCGCCTTTGGCGCTGGTCGTGGACCTTTCGCGCCCTGAACCTGCGCGGTTGCCAGAACGGCGATGGGGCACCATACATGGCCGAAAGGTCGAGTTGATCCTCGCTGCCGGACGGACCACCTTGGCGCCTGCGCTCTGCCAGCTGCTACGATACGGGCGGGCGGACGTTTAA